A window from Streptomyces sp. NBC_00299 encodes these proteins:
- a CDS encoding HAMP domain-containing protein: MESGAATRGTKTRAKGGQSLRNERKTRGGTTAVDTAALNRLLTALVSMRDGNFRKRLTVSGDGVMSEIAAVFNEVADRNLHLTGELARVRRMVGREGKLTERLETGACEGSWAAAVDNSNALVDDLVRPVSEVGRVLSAVADGDLSPRMELRTQAQDGTGHPLRGEFLKVGRTVNNLVDQLSTFTDEVTRVASEVGTEGKLGGQARVRGMSGSWKDLTDSVNTMAYRLTAQVRDIALVTTAVAKGDLSRKVTVHVAGEMLELKNTVNTMVDQLSSFSSEVTRVAREVGTEGELGGQAQVPGVAGVWKDLTDSVNLMAGNLTAQVRGIAQVTTAVANGDLSQKVTVSARGEVAQLADTINQMTETLRIFADEVTRVANEVGAEGRLGGQANVPGAAGTWKDLTDSVNTVFRNLTIQVRDIAAVTTAVANGDLSQKVTVDVAGEMLELKNTVNGMVDQLSSFGSEVTRVAREVGVEGELGGQAQVPGAAGTWKDLTDSVNTAFRNLTGQVRNIAQVTTAVANGDLSQKVTVDVSGEMLQLKNTVNTMVDQLSSFADQVTRMARDVGTEGRLGGQAVVPGVAGTWKELTDSVNGMAGNLTAQVRNIAQVTTAVARGDLSQKIDVDARGEILELKNTINTMVDQLSSFADQVTLVAREVGTEGRLGGQAQVPGVAGVWRDLTDSVNGMASNLTGQVRNIAQVATAVARGDLSQKITVDARGEILELKNTLNTMVDQLSSFAEEVTRVAREVGTEGILGGQAEVQGVSGTWKDLTQSVNFMANNLTIQVRNIAEVTTAVAKGDLSKKITVDAKGEILELVTTVNTMVDQLSSFAEQVTRVAREVGTDGILGGQAHVPGATGIWKDLSNNVNLMANNLTVQVRNISQVAAAVANGDLTRTVTIEARGEVAQLADTFNTMVKTLSSFADQVTKVAREVGTDGILGGQAHVPGVAGTWKDLTESVNQMASNLTGQVRNIAMVTTAIAKGDLTKKIDIDARGEILELKTTINTMVDQLSSFAEEVTRVAREVGTEGQLGGQARVRDVDGTWRDLTESVNEMAGNLTRQVRAIARVATAVTRGDLNLKIDVDASGEIQELQDYINKMIANLRDTTIANKEQDWLKGNLARISALMQGRRDLADVASLIMSELTPVVTAQHGAFFVAMPLLDGKDLAAENDDQYELRMLGSYGYSMGSMPTSFRPGEALIGTAAEEKRTILVENAPSGYLKISSGLGEAPPAQVIVLPVLFEGKVLGVIELASFTPFTQIQKDFLNQIAEMIATSVNTISVNTKTEVLLKQSQELTEQLRERSEELENRQKALQASNAELEEKAELLAQQNRDIEVKNTEIEEARQVLEERAEQLAVSMRYKSEFLANMSHELRTPLNSLLILAKLLADNAEGNLSPKQVEFAETIHGAGSDLLQLINDILDLSKVEAGKMDVSPTRIALVQLVDYVEATFRPLTAEKGLDLSVRVSPELPATLHTDEQRLLQVLRNLLSNAVKFTDSGSVELVIRPAGIDVPQKIREQLLEAGSLTEADAPLIAFSVTDTGIGIAASKMRVIFEAFKQADGTTSRKYGGTGLGLSISREIAQLLGGEIHAQSEPGRGSTFTLYLPLHPSELPPHGYQQQLPSLDAGDLVASAAELAELADAEIETPAEVRSYRETQNGAAALFRRRRRAASELEQRPAQQEQWSAPEQARSTQSLRGIRFGGEKVLIVDDDIRNVFALTSVLEQHGLSVLYAENGREGIEVLEQHDDVAVVLMDIMMPEMDGYATTTAIRRMPQFAGLPIIALTAKAMKGDREKAIESGASDYVTKPVDPDHLLAVMDQWMTEQ; encoded by the coding sequence GTGGAGTCTGGCGCAGCGACGCGGGGCACTAAGACGCGCGCGAAAGGCGGACAGTCCCTGAGGAACGAGCGTAAAACGCGAGGCGGGACCACTGCGGTGGACACGGCTGCCCTGAACCGGCTGCTGACGGCCCTCGTGTCGATGCGCGACGGGAACTTCCGAAAGCGGCTCACGGTGTCCGGGGACGGCGTGATGTCGGAGATTGCGGCCGTCTTCAACGAGGTGGCCGATCGCAATCTTCATCTGACGGGTGAGTTGGCGCGGGTGCGGCGCATGGTCGGCCGCGAGGGCAAGCTCACGGAACGGCTGGAGACGGGCGCCTGTGAGGGCTCCTGGGCGGCCGCCGTCGACAACTCCAACGCCCTGGTCGACGACCTCGTACGGCCCGTCTCCGAGGTCGGGCGGGTGCTGTCCGCGGTGGCCGACGGTGATCTGTCGCCGCGTATGGAGCTGCGGACGCAGGCCCAGGACGGGACCGGGCACCCCCTGCGGGGTGAGTTCCTCAAGGTCGGACGGACTGTAAACAACCTTGTCGATCAGCTGTCGACGTTCACCGACGAGGTCACGCGCGTGGCCAGCGAGGTGGGGACCGAGGGCAAGCTCGGCGGGCAGGCGCGCGTGCGTGGCATGTCGGGTTCGTGGAAGGACCTCACGGACTCCGTCAACACCATGGCGTACCGGCTGACGGCCCAGGTGAGGGACATCGCGCTGGTGACCACCGCGGTCGCCAAGGGTGATCTGTCCCGTAAGGTCACGGTTCACGTGGCCGGCGAGATGCTCGAACTGAAGAACACCGTCAACACGATGGTGGACCAGCTGTCGTCGTTCTCCTCCGAGGTGACGCGAGTCGCGCGCGAGGTGGGCACCGAGGGTGAGCTGGGCGGTCAGGCGCAGGTGCCCGGTGTGGCCGGCGTGTGGAAGGACCTCACCGATTCGGTGAACCTCATGGCCGGCAACCTGACGGCGCAGGTGCGAGGAATCGCACAGGTGACGACGGCGGTCGCCAACGGTGATCTGTCGCAGAAGGTGACCGTGTCGGCACGCGGCGAGGTCGCGCAGCTCGCTGACACGATCAACCAGATGACTGAGACGCTGCGGATCTTCGCGGACGAGGTCACGCGCGTGGCGAACGAGGTCGGCGCCGAGGGCCGGCTGGGCGGCCAGGCGAACGTGCCGGGTGCCGCGGGCACCTGGAAGGACCTCACGGACTCCGTCAACACCGTGTTCCGGAATCTGACCATTCAGGTGAGGGACATCGCGGCGGTCACCACGGCTGTGGCCAACGGCGACCTGTCGCAGAAGGTCACGGTCGACGTGGCCGGCGAGATGCTCGAGCTGAAGAACACCGTCAACGGCATGGTCGACCAGCTGTCGTCGTTCGGTTCCGAGGTCACACGTGTCGCGCGTGAAGTCGGCGTGGAGGGTGAGCTCGGCGGTCAGGCGCAGGTGCCAGGGGCCGCGGGGACGTGGAAGGACCTGACGGACTCCGTCAACACGGCGTTCCGCAACCTCACCGGACAGGTGAGGAACATCGCCCAGGTGACCACGGCTGTGGCCAACGGTGACCTGTCGCAGAAGGTCACCGTGGACGTCTCCGGCGAGATGCTCCAGCTGAAGAACACCGTGAACACGATGGTGGACCAGCTGTCGTCCTTCGCCGACCAGGTCACGCGCATGGCCCGGGACGTGGGCACCGAGGGCCGGCTGGGCGGTCAGGCGGTCGTACCGGGGGTGGCCGGTACGTGGAAGGAGCTCACGGACTCCGTCAACGGAATGGCAGGAAACCTCACCGCCCAGGTGCGCAACATCGCCCAGGTGACCACGGCGGTGGCCCGGGGTGACCTTTCCCAGAAGATCGACGTCGACGCGCGCGGCGAGATCCTGGAGCTGAAGAACACCATCAACACGATGGTGGACCAGCTGTCGTCCTTCGCCGACCAGGTGACCCTGGTCGCGCGCGAGGTGGGTACCGAGGGCCGCCTGGGCGGACAGGCACAGGTGCCCGGCGTCGCCGGTGTGTGGCGTGACCTCACGGACTCCGTGAACGGCATGGCTTCCAACCTGACCGGCCAGGTGCGCAACATCGCGCAGGTCGCCACGGCGGTGGCCCGGGGTGACCTGTCCCAGAAGATCACCGTGGACGCGCGCGGGGAGATCCTGGAGCTGAAGAACACCCTGAACACGATGGTGGATCAGCTGTCGTCCTTCGCCGAAGAGGTCACGCGTGTGGCCCGTGAGGTGGGCACGGAGGGCATCCTCGGAGGTCAGGCCGAGGTGCAGGGTGTCTCCGGCACCTGGAAGGACCTCACGCAGTCCGTGAACTTCATGGCGAACAACCTGACGATCCAGGTGCGCAACATCGCCGAGGTCACGACCGCGGTCGCCAAGGGTGACCTGTCGAAGAAGATCACCGTCGATGCCAAGGGCGAGATCCTCGAGCTCGTCACCACCGTGAACACGATGGTGGACCAGCTGTCGTCCTTCGCCGAGCAGGTGACCCGAGTCGCCCGTGAGGTGGGCACGGACGGCATCCTCGGTGGCCAGGCGCACGTGCCGGGCGCCACGGGCATCTGGAAGGACCTCAGCAACAACGTCAACCTGATGGCCAACAACCTGACCGTCCAGGTGCGGAACATCTCGCAGGTCGCGGCGGCTGTCGCCAACGGTGACCTGACGCGGACGGTGACCATCGAGGCGCGCGGTGAGGTCGCACAGCTCGCGGACACCTTCAACACCATGGTGAAGACGCTGAGTTCGTTCGCCGACCAGGTCACCAAGGTGGCCCGTGAGGTGGGCACGGACGGCATCCTCGGTGGTCAGGCGCATGTGCCGGGTGTGGCCGGTACCTGGAAGGACCTCACCGAGTCCGTGAACCAGATGGCGTCCAACCTGACCGGGCAGGTGCGCAACATCGCCATGGTCACGACCGCCATCGCCAAGGGTGACCTGACCAAGAAGATCGACATTGACGCCCGAGGCGAGATCCTCGAACTCAAGACGACCATCAACACGATGGTCGACCAGCTGTCGTCCTTCGCCGAAGAGGTCACCCGAGTCGCCCGCGAGGTGGGCACCGAAGGACAGCTCGGCGGCCAGGCACGCGTGCGTGACGTCGACGGCACCTGGCGGGACCTCACCGAGTCCGTGAACGAAATGGCGGGAAACCTTACTCGGCAGGTACGTGCCATCGCGCGCGTGGCGACCGCGGTGACCCGCGGTGACCTGAACCTGAAGATCGACGTCGACGCGTCCGGCGAGATCCAGGAACTGCAGGACTACATCAACAAGATGATCGCCAACCTGCGCGACACCACGATCGCCAACAAGGAGCAGGACTGGCTCAAGGGCAACCTCGCCCGGATCTCGGCACTGATGCAGGGCCGCCGCGATCTGGCGGACGTCGCCTCGCTGATCATGAGCGAGCTGACGCCGGTGGTGACTGCGCAGCACGGTGCCTTCTTCGTCGCCATGCCGCTGCTCGACGGCAAGGACCTGGCAGCCGAGAACGACGACCAGTACGAGCTGCGGATGCTCGGGTCCTACGGCTACTCGATGGGTTCCATGCCGACGTCCTTCCGGCCGGGTGAGGCGCTCATCGGGACGGCAGCCGAGGAGAAGCGCACGATCCTGGTGGAGAACGCGCCCAGCGGCTATCTGAAGATCTCCTCCGGGCTCGGCGAGGCGCCGCCCGCGCAGGTGATCGTCCTTCCGGTGCTGTTCGAGGGCAAGGTGCTCGGCGTGATCGAGCTGGCCTCCTTCACGCCGTTCACGCAGATCCAGAAGGACTTCCTCAACCAGATCGCCGAGATGATCGCGACCAGCGTCAACACCATCTCCGTCAACACCAAGACCGAGGTGCTGCTGAAGCAGTCGCAGGAGCTGACCGAGCAGCTCCGTGAGCGGTCGGAAGAGCTGGAGAACCGGCAGAAGGCCCTTCAGGCGTCCAACGCCGAACTGGAGGAGAAGGCCGAGCTGCTGGCCCAGCAGAACCGCGACATCGAGGTGAAGAACACCGAGATCGAGGAGGCGCGGCAGGTCCTGGAGGAGCGCGCCGAGCAGCTCGCGGTCTCCATGCGCTACAAGAGCGAGTTCCTCGCCAACATGTCGCACGAGCTGCGTACGCCGCTCAACTCGCTGCTGATCCTGGCCAAGCTGCTCGCCGACAACGCGGAGGGCAACCTCTCGCCGAAGCAGGTCGAGTTCGCCGAGACCATTCACGGTGCCGGCTCCGACCTGCTTCAGCTGATCAACGACATCCTGGACCTGTCGAAGGTCGAGGCGGGCAAGATGGACGTCTCCCCGACGCGTATCGCGCTCGTGCAGCTCGTCGACTACGTGGAGGCCACCTTCCGGCCGCTGACCGCGGAGAAGGGCCTGGACCTGTCCGTACGGGTCTCGCCGGAGCTGCCCGCCACCCTGCACACCGACGAGCAGCGGCTGCTGCAGGTGCTGCGCAACCTGCTGTCCAACGCGGTGAAGTTCACCGACTCCGGGTCGGTCGAGCTGGTCATCCGGCCCGCCGGGATCGACGTGCCCCAGAAGATCCGGGAGCAGCTGCTGGAGGCCGGTTCGCTGACAGAGGCGGACGCGCCACTGATCGCGTTCTCGGTGACCGACACCGGTATCGGGATCGCGGCGAGCAAGATGCGGGTGATCTTCGAGGCGTTCAAGCAGGCGGACGGCACGACCAGCCGCAAGTACGGCGGTACGGGGCTGGGGCTGTCGATCTCGCGGGAGATCGCGCAGCTGCTCGGTGGTGAGATCCACGCGCAGAGCGAGCCGGGACGCGGCTCGACGTTCACGCTGTATTTGCCGCTGCACCCGAGCGAACTGCCCCCGCACGGCTACCAGCAGCAGTTGCCGTCTCTCGACGCGGGCGATCTGGTGGCCTCGGCGGCCGAACTGGCGGAGCTGGCCGACGCGGAGATCGAGACGCCGGCCGAGGTGCGGTCGTACCGGGAGACGCAGAACGGCGCCGCGGCGCTCTTCAGGCGCCGCCGCAGGGCCGCCAGCGAGCTGGAGCAGAGGCCGGCGCAGCAGGAGCAGTGGTCGGCGCCTGAGCAGGCCAGGTCAACGCAGTCGCTCCGGGGCATCCGCTTCGGTGGCGAGAAGGTGCTGATCGTCGACGACGACATCCGCAACGTCTTCGCGCTGACCAGCGTCCTGGAGCAGCACGGCCTGTCCGTGCTGTACGCGGAGAACGGCCGTGAGGGCATCGAGGTCCTGGAGCAGCACGACGACGTGGCGGTCGTCCTGATGGACATCATGATGCCGGAGATGGACGGATACGCGACGACCACGGCGATCCGTAGGATGCCGCAGTTCGCCGGACTACCGATCATCGCGCTGACCGCCAAGGCCATGAAGGGCGACCGGGAGAAGGCGATCGAGTCGGGCGCGTCCGACTACGTGACGAAGCCGGTCGACCCCGATCATCTGCTGGCGGTGATGGATCAGTGGATGACCGAGCAGTGA